The Aggregatilinea lenta genome includes a region encoding these proteins:
- the gyrB gene encoding DNA topoisomerase (ATP-hydrolyzing) subunit B, with the protein MAEQIQTSRQTEDNIRVLEGLEAVRLRPGMYVGGTDVRALHHLIYEVVDNAIDEALAGRCDTIGITLNEDGSVSVTDNGGGIPVGQHRQKGVSTLQVVMTTLHAGGKFDGAAYKVSGGLHGVGVSAVNALSEWMVAEIWRDGKVWRQEYAAGTPQTQVEVVRSMTADEPTGTRITFKPDNTIMEDLNFNYSTLAQRFREMAFVTRGIKIVLRDERVKPFAKEMTFYFEGGIRSFVRYLDRNRTALNDPIYAERDMEIQFEENNGHSRPGFTIGVEVAFQWTDTSTTTELYFANTIHTPDGGSHQAGLRAAITRSINLYARKAGFLKEKDVNFSSNDTLEGLTAIVSIKHPDPQFESQTKVKLMNPEVQGAVSQVTSDAFAEFLEMNPRDAKRIVDQCMTSMRARDAAKKARDLVRRGANLLENTTLPGKLADCSEQNPARSELYIVEGDSAGGSAKQGRDRHFQAILPLRGKILNTERARLNKILDNNEVKALISALGVGIGDDFNLDGLRYGRIIIMTDADVDGAHIRTLLLTFFFRYMVPLITEGHLYIAQPPLYRVQRGKNVQYAYTDDGLQAVLKGMSNPEKVSLQRYKGLGEMNPDQLWDTTMDPAHRTLLQVTIEDAAEADRVFDMLMGSAVPPRKRFITTHAKKATLDV; encoded by the coding sequence GTGGCGGAACAGATTCAAACATCACGGCAGACAGAAGATAACATTCGCGTCCTGGAGGGCCTTGAAGCGGTTCGCCTGCGTCCTGGTATGTACGTAGGCGGTACCGATGTCCGGGCGCTGCACCACCTCATTTACGAGGTTGTGGACAATGCGATTGACGAAGCGCTCGCGGGCCGCTGCGACACGATCGGCATCACGCTGAATGAGGACGGCTCGGTTTCGGTGACGGACAATGGCGGCGGTATTCCCGTGGGTCAGCACCGGCAGAAGGGCGTGTCCACACTGCAGGTTGTCATGACCACGCTGCACGCAGGTGGTAAGTTCGACGGCGCAGCCTATAAAGTGTCGGGCGGTCTGCACGGCGTCGGTGTGTCAGCCGTGAATGCGCTGTCGGAGTGGATGGTGGCGGAAATCTGGCGCGACGGCAAGGTGTGGCGCCAGGAGTACGCGGCGGGCACCCCGCAGACGCAGGTGGAAGTCGTGCGGTCGATGACCGCGGACGAGCCGACGGGCACGCGCATCACCTTCAAGCCCGACAACACCATCATGGAAGACCTGAACTTCAACTACAGCACGCTGGCCCAGCGCTTCCGCGAGATGGCGTTTGTGACGCGCGGCATCAAGATCGTCCTGCGCGACGAGCGTGTGAAGCCGTTCGCCAAAGAAATGACGTTCTACTTCGAGGGCGGCATACGCTCCTTCGTGCGCTATCTGGACCGCAACCGCACGGCGCTGAACGACCCAATTTACGCCGAGCGCGACATGGAGATCCAGTTCGAGGAAAACAACGGCCACAGCCGTCCGGGGTTTACCATCGGGGTGGAAGTGGCGTTCCAGTGGACGGATACCTCAACCACGACCGAGCTGTACTTCGCCAACACGATCCACACGCCCGACGGCGGCAGCCACCAGGCGGGTTTGCGCGCGGCGATCACGCGCTCGATCAACCTGTATGCGCGCAAGGCGGGTTTTCTGAAGGAAAAGGACGTGAATTTTTCCAGCAACGACACGCTGGAGGGCCTGACCGCAATCGTCAGCATTAAGCACCCCGATCCGCAGTTCGAAAGCCAGACGAAAGTCAAGCTGATGAACCCGGAAGTGCAGGGGGCGGTGTCGCAGGTGACGTCGGACGCATTCGCGGAATTTTTGGAAATGAACCCGCGCGACGCCAAGCGCATCGTGGACCAGTGCATGACCTCCATGCGCGCCCGCGACGCCGCCAAGAAGGCGCGCGATCTGGTGCGCCGTGGCGCGAACCTGCTCGAAAACACGACGCTGCCCGGCAAGCTGGCGGACTGCTCAGAGCAGAACCCGGCGCGGTCGGAGTTGTATATCGTCGAGGGCGACTCGGCAGGCGGCTCGGCCAAGCAGGGCCGCGACCGGCACTTCCAGGCGATCCTGCCGCTCCGCGGTAAGATCCTGAACACCGAGCGCGCGCGCCTGAACAAGATCCTCGACAACAACGAGGTCAAGGCGCTGATCTCGGCGCTGGGTGTGGGCATCGGCGACGATTTCAACCTGGACGGCCTGCGCTACGGGCGCATCATCATCATGACGGACGCGGACGTCGACGGCGCGCACATTCGCACGCTGTTGCTGACGTTCTTCTTCCGCTACATGGTGCCGCTCATTACCGAAGGCCATCTGTACATCGCGCAGCCACCGCTCTACCGCGTCCAGCGCGGCAAGAATGTGCAGTATGCCTATACCGACGATGGCTTGCAGGCCGTCTTGAAGGGCATGTCGAACCCGGAAAAGGTCTCTCTCCAGCGCTATAAGGGGCTGGGCGAGATGAACCCGGACCAATTGTGGGATACGACGATGGACCCGGCCCACCGTACGCTGCTGCAGGTGACCATCGAGGATGCCGCCGAAGCGGACCGCGTCTTCGATATGCTGATGGGCAGCGCCGTGCCGCCGCGCAAACGCTTCATCACGACACACGCGAAGAAGGCCACGCTCGACGTCTAG
- a CDS encoding glucose-1-phosphate thymidylyltransferase has product MKAVILCAGKGTRLYPVTLTMPKPLVPVANKPLLRYAIDTLTNMGATEIGLVVDSLDSPIRERLGDGLQTVGVPLTYIAQTNPKGLAHAVKLCQPFVGDEPFIVYLGDNVFQDRMDVLYRQFEETGASAALALTEVPNPSAFGIAELENGQIVRLVEKPKDPPTNLAVAGVYVFKPDIFDAIDHIKPSWRNELEITDAIQYLLDQGKGVIPYVVNGWWIDAGKPDAIMLANQLILEQLPFTPVDLQDPRIKGDSHVSHRVIIGEDSEIIDSVIRGPVIIGDNVTISNAYIGPYTAIGNNVIIEHSEIEHSIVMSFCTIKNIAGRIDASLIADNATVIHEPKKPNTHRFVLAENSLVQLS; this is encoded by the coding sequence ATGAAAGCTGTTATCTTGTGCGCTGGCAAGGGCACACGGTTATACCCTGTCACGCTGACGATGCCCAAGCCGCTGGTGCCCGTCGCCAACAAGCCCCTGCTCCGGTACGCTATCGATACCCTGACGAACATGGGCGCGACCGAAATTGGCCTGGTCGTGGACAGCCTGGATTCTCCGATCCGGGAGCGATTGGGCGACGGCCTGCAGACCGTCGGCGTGCCACTGACGTACATCGCCCAGACCAACCCGAAGGGCCTCGCCCACGCCGTGAAGCTCTGCCAACCGTTCGTCGGCGACGAGCCGTTTATCGTCTACCTGGGCGACAACGTGTTTCAAGACCGCATGGACGTACTCTACCGGCAGTTCGAAGAAACTGGCGCTAGCGCCGCGCTGGCCCTGACCGAGGTGCCGAACCCCAGCGCGTTCGGCATCGCGGAGCTGGAAAACGGGCAGATCGTGCGGCTGGTCGAAAAGCCGAAGGATCCGCCAACCAATCTCGCCGTTGCGGGCGTCTACGTCTTCAAGCCCGACATCTTCGATGCCATCGATCATATCAAACCCTCGTGGCGCAACGAACTGGAAATCACCGACGCGATCCAGTACCTGCTCGACCAGGGCAAAGGTGTGATCCCCTACGTGGTCAACGGCTGGTGGATCGACGCGGGCAAGCCAGACGCGATTATGCTCGCCAACCAGCTTATTCTGGAACAACTGCCGTTCACGCCGGTCGATCTTCAGGACCCGCGTATTAAGGGCGATTCGCATGTCTCACACCGGGTCATCATTGGCGAAGATTCTGAGATCATCGACAGTGTCATACGTGGCCCGGTGATCATCGGCGACAACGTGACCATTTCCAACGCCTACATCGGCCCGTACACCGCCATTGGCAACAACGTGATCATCGAGCACAGCGAGATCGAACACAGTATCGTGATGTCGTTCTGCACCATCAAGAATATCGCCGGGCGCATCGACGCCAGCCTGATCGCGGACAATGCGACGGTCATCCACGAGCCCAAGAAGCCCAACACGCACCGCTTCGTCCTGGCCGAAAACAGCCTCGTCCAGCTGTCGTAA
- a CDS encoding HesA/MoeB/ThiF family protein: protein MTWDRVERLLGEDVLGFLRTQTVGIIGLGSGGSFAAVSLAMSGVGRFILVDDDALEATNIVRHAADRRYLGQTKVEAVADLIRQRNPSAEVKVVVGRIEAHADLFDEMDLVISGVDGEGPKYLINQACLDRGRTAVYAGVYERGEGGDVCVIVPGQGPCYACWAEHLREGLADPGAEPELDYGMIGPEGTLSAEPGLWLHVVRIASSQADMALNELVQGFDVHREMPGNTVVLANTWLEIYEGRTTLPYGAEWLTIPRNPDCLVCGSMYREQDSAQVSLDDLINLGQVSYEQDESESS, encoded by the coding sequence ATGACGTGGGATCGGGTGGAACGGCTGCTGGGCGAGGACGTGCTCGGCTTCTTGCGCACGCAGACGGTGGGCATTATCGGCCTGGGATCGGGCGGCAGCTTTGCGGCGGTCAGTCTGGCGATGAGCGGCGTGGGGCGCTTCATCCTGGTTGACGACGACGCGCTGGAAGCGACCAACATCGTGCGGCATGCAGCGGACCGGCGCTACCTGGGCCAGACCAAAGTGGAGGCTGTGGCGGACCTGATCCGCCAGCGTAACCCGTCTGCCGAGGTGAAGGTTGTCGTGGGGCGCATCGAGGCTCACGCCGACCTGTTTGACGAGATGGATCTGGTGATCTCCGGCGTAGACGGCGAAGGTCCCAAGTACCTGATCAATCAGGCATGCCTGGACCGTGGACGCACCGCCGTATACGCAGGCGTGTACGAGCGCGGTGAGGGCGGTGACGTGTGCGTCATTGTGCCGGGGCAGGGGCCGTGCTACGCCTGCTGGGCCGAGCATCTGCGCGAAGGGCTGGCCGATCCCGGCGCGGAGCCTGAGCTGGATTACGGCATGATCGGGCCGGAAGGCACGCTGTCCGCCGAGCCGGGGCTGTGGCTGCACGTGGTCCGCATCGCGTCGTCGCAGGCCGATATGGCATTAAACGAACTGGTGCAAGGCTTTGACGTGCACCGCGAGATGCCTGGCAACACGGTCGTGCTGGCGAATACGTGGCTGGAAATCTATGAGGGCCGGACGACGCTCCCGTACGGCGCAGAGTGGCTGACCATTCCGCGCAATCCGGACTGTCTGGTGTGCGGCTCGATGTACCGGGAGCAGGACAGCGCCCAGGTCTCGCTGGACGATCTGATCAACCTGGGTCAGGTGTCGTACGAACAGGATGAAAGCGAAAGCAGCTAG
- a CDS encoding NUDIX hydrolase, which produces MIGAPTVEAIRAAMALPDFDAVAAQELMAPQPRPLRRSPSTPGQPRLASTLILLYPGEEGLSLVLTRRAEHPHDVHSGQISLPGGSQEPGETPLQTALREANEEVGFADDAEILGTLTPIYIPPSDFRVVPVVVYAAAHPAWTIDPVEVAAVIECPVTDLLDDRLKVVEDWDLRGYRMRVPWYNIQGNRVWGATAIILSELEQRLRAALEVPHAVSRQAGD; this is translated from the coding sequence ATGATTGGCGCGCCAACGGTCGAGGCGATCCGTGCGGCGATGGCACTGCCTGACTTCGACGCGGTTGCGGCCCAGGAACTGATGGCGCCGCAGCCGCGTCCGCTGCGCCGGTCGCCGTCCACGCCGGGCCAGCCGCGTCTGGCGAGCACGCTGATCCTGCTGTATCCCGGTGAGGAGGGGCTGTCGCTGGTCTTGACCCGCCGTGCGGAACATCCGCACGATGTACATAGCGGCCAGATCAGCCTGCCAGGCGGATCGCAGGAACCGGGCGAGACGCCGCTGCAAACCGCCTTACGCGAGGCGAACGAAGAGGTCGGTTTTGCGGACGACGCGGAGATTCTCGGAACGCTGACGCCGATCTACATCCCGCCCAGCGACTTCCGCGTGGTGCCGGTGGTGGTATACGCGGCGGCGCATCCGGCCTGGACGATTGATCCGGTCGAGGTGGCGGCGGTGATCGAGTGCCCCGTCACGGACCTGCTGGATGACCGACTGAAGGTGGTCGAGGACTGGGATCTGCGCGGCTACCGGATGCGCGTGCCGTGGTACAACATTCAGGGGAATCGGGTGTGGGGCGCGACGGCAATCATACTCAGCGAGCTGGAACAGCGCCTGCGCGCCGCGCTTGAGGTGCCGCATGCGGTCTCGCGGCAGGCCGGGGATTAG